Proteins encoded together in one Porites lutea chromosome 2, jaPorLute2.1, whole genome shotgun sequence window:
- the LOC140927942 gene encoding uncharacterized protein: MADLRSVIDMLNDLVSRIDALSDVSEIGVIVVRLDFLNRMLVSLDVDQDIIDTIGTLHSTAAAMESSANASGGYYPPCSASGQRGRPSFEISRDHLAFLLEHGFKVQEISCILGVGKRTVERRMAVFGLSITGCYSHIPDEQLDELVTAAQNSNPNIGIRMLKGLLQSQGHRVQRERIRQSLIRTDPVGVWQRWTVAIRRRQYHVHSPLALWHIDGNHKLIRLRNKFKIKLL, translated from the exons ATGGCGGACTTGAGGAGTGTTATTGACATGTTGAATGATCTAGTCTCGAGAATTGATGCACTCTCCGATGTATCTGAAATTGGGGTTATTGTTGTGCGACTCGATTTCTTAAATAGAATGCTGGTCAGCCTCGACGTTGACCAGGACATTATTGATACGATCGGTACTCTTCACTCAACTGCTGCTGCTATGGAGAGCTCCGCGAATGCGAGTGGAGGATACTATCCTCCGTGTTCTGCGTCAGGTCAGCGTGGTAGGCCATCATTTGAGATCTCCAGGGATCATCTCGCATTTTTATTGGAACATGGTTTCAAAGTACAGGAAATAAGTTGTATTCTTGGAGTGGGAAAGCGAACAGTGGAAAGAAGGATGGCTGTCTTTGGTCTTAGTATTACTG GATGTTACAGTCATATCCCTGATGAACAACTTGATGAACTGGTCACAGCTGCCCAAAACAGCAACCCCAACATTGGCATTCGTATGCTTAAAGGTCTACTCCAGAGTCAAGGGCACCGTGTTCAGAGGGAGCGAATACGTCAATCTCTTATCAGAACAGACCCTGTGGGAGTTTGGCAGAGGTGGACCGTAGCAATAAGAAGGAGACAATACCATGTGCATTCTCCCCTTGCTCTTTGGCACATTGATGGGAACCACAAACTAATAAGGTTGAGAAATAAGTTCAAAATTAAATTGTTGTAG
- the LOC140927941 gene encoding uncharacterized protein — MADLRSVIDMLNDLVSRIDALSDVSEIGVIVVRLDFLNRMLVSLDVDQDIIDTIGTLHSTAAAMESSANASGGYYPPCSASGQRGRPSFEISRDHLAFLLEHGFKVQEISCILGVGKRTVERRMAVFGLSITGCYSHIPDEQLDELVTAAQNSNPNIGIRMLKGLLQSQGHRVQRERIRQSLIRTDPVGVWQRWTVAIRRRQYHVHSPLALWHIDGNHKLIRLRNKFKIKLL; from the exons ATGGCGGACTTGAGGAGTGTTATTGACATGTTGAATGATCTAGTCTCGAGAATTGATGCACTCTCCGATGTATCTGAAATTGGGGTTATTGTTGTGCGACTCGATTTCTTAAATAGAATGCTGGTCAGCCTCGACGTTGACCAGGACATTATTGATACGATCGGTACTCTTCACTCAACTGCTGCTGCTATGGAGAGCTCCGCGAATGCGAGTGGAGGATACTATCCTCCGTGTTCTGCGTCAGGTCAGCGTGGTAGGCCATCATTTGAGATCTCCAGGGATCATCTCGCATTTTTATTGGAACATGGTTTCAAAGTACAGGAAATAAGTTGTATTCTTGGAGTGGGAAAGCGAACAGTGGAAAGAAGGATGGCTGTCTTTGGTCTTAGTATTACTG GATGTTACAGTCATATCCCTGATGAACAACTTGATGAACTG gTCACAGCTGCCCAAAACAGCAACCCCAACATTGGCATTCGTATGCTTAAAGGTCTACTCCAGAGTCAAGGGCACCGTGTTCAGAGGGAGCGAATACGTCAATCTCTTATCAGAACAGACCCTGTGGGAGTTTGGCAGAGGTGGACCGTAGCAATAAGAAGGAGACAATACCATGTGCATTCTCCCCTTGCTCTTTGGCACATTGATGGGAACCACAAACTAATAAGGTTGAGAAATAAGTTCAAAATTAAATTGTTGTAG